In one Blastocatellia bacterium genomic region, the following are encoded:
- the rplL gene encoding 50S ribosomal protein L7/L12 codes for MSSEKLQPIVDQIANLTLLEASELVKMMEEKFGVSAQAAAMPMMMPGMGGAAAGAAPAAEEKTEFDVILSAIDAAKKIGVIKVVREITNLGLKEAKDLVESLPKPIKEGASKEEAEEIKKKLTEAGATVEIK; via the coding sequence ATGAGCAGTGAAAAACTTCAACCGATTGTTGATCAAATTGCCAACTTGACGCTGTTGGAAGCGTCTGAGCTGGTCAAGATGATGGAGGAAAAATTTGGTGTCTCGGCACAAGCGGCCGCCATGCCGATGATGATGCCGGGCATGGGTGGCGCGGCGGCGGGGGCAGCCCCGGCGGCTGAAGAGAAGACAGAATTCGATGTCATTCTTTCGGCCATTGATGCTGCTAAGAAGATTGGCGTCATTAAAGTGGTGCGCGAAATCACGAACCTCGGTTTGAAGGAAGCCAAGGATTTGGTAGAGAGCCTACCAAAGCCCATTAAGGAAGGCGCTAGTAAGGAAGAGGCCGAAGAAATCAAGAAGAAGTTGACTGAGGCAGGAGCTACTGTCGAAATCAAGTAA
- the rplJ gene encoding 50S ribosomal protein L10, which yields MKTRAEKQAQIDLLASEFRRVPHVFVVGFEGLSVAKDWELRGKLRAAQAGIKYHVVKNRLAQKAAEGTPVAQLNEQFKGMTAVALTPDDPATLAKLLTEFAKENPTFRFKGAVIEGRAIALDQIEAIANLPTKPQLMSQIMGLINAQPQRLVNVMQGVIRNLVVVLAQIRDQKAQAEG from the coding sequence ATGAAGACGCGAGCAGAAAAACAGGCACAGATTGATTTGCTAGCCAGTGAATTTCGTCGTGTGCCACATGTGTTTGTTGTTGGGTTTGAGGGGTTGTCAGTGGCCAAAGACTGGGAATTGCGTGGCAAGTTACGCGCGGCTCAGGCGGGCATCAAGTATCACGTCGTTAAGAACCGGTTGGCGCAGAAAGCGGCGGAAGGCACGCCCGTAGCGCAGTTGAATGAGCAATTCAAAGGCATGACAGCGGTGGCGCTGACCCCCGATGACCCGGCGACGCTGGCCAAGCTGTTAACGGAATTTGCTAAAGAGAATCCGACGTTTCGCTTCAAAGGGGCGGTGATCGAAGGACGAGCCATTGCGCTTGACCAGATCGAAGCGATTGCCAATCTGCCGACCAAGCCGCAGTTGATGAGCCAGATCATGGGCTTGATCAACGCGCAGCCACAACGACTGGTCAATGTCATGCAGGGTGTCATTCGCAACCTGGTGGTTGTGTTAGCGCAGATTCGAGATCAAAAGGCTCAGGCCGAAGGCTGA